One part of the Haliaeetus albicilla chromosome 9, bHalAlb1.1, whole genome shotgun sequence genome encodes these proteins:
- the TMEM120A gene encoding ion channel TACAN, with amino-acid sequence MACGTSAAECLREWEELQDGYQRIQDNHKLYKQKLEELTKLQDGISSSIARQKKRLKELSLSLKKCKAHVSPEQEESIQETQNLIKERQNVFFEMEAYLPKKNGLYLSLVLGNVNVTLLSKQAKFAYKDEYEKFKLYLTIILLIVSFSCRFLLNSRVTDAVFNFLLVWYYCTLTIRESILINNGSKIKGWWVFHHYVSTFLSGVMLTWPDGLMYQMFRNQFLSFSMYQSFVQFLQYYYQSGCLYRLRALGERHNMDLTVEGFQSWMWRGLTFLLPFLFFGQFWQLYNAVTLFRMIQHPECKEWQVLMCGLPFFILFLGNFFTTLRVVHQKFQNKNKDTKRN; translated from the exons ATGGCCTGCGGCACCTCGGCCGCCGAGTGCCTGCGAGAGTGGGAGGAGCTGCAGGACGGCTACCAGCGCATCCAG GATAATCACAAGCTGTACAAGCAGAAACTCGAGGAGCTAACGAAACTCCAGGATGGGATCTCGAGCTCCATCGCACGGCAGAAGAAGCGGCTGAAAGAGCTGTCATTGTCCCTCAAAAA ATGCAAAGCCCACGTGAGTCCTGAACAGGAGGAGTCCATCCAAGAGACCCAGAACCTAATAAAAGAGAGGCAGAACGTTTTCTTCGAGATGGAGGCCTATCTGCCAAAGAAGAACGG GTTGTACCTGAGTCTGGTGCTCGGGAACGTGAATGTCACGCTGCTCAGCAAGCAGGCCAA GTTTGCATATAAAGATGAGTACGAGAAGTTCAAGCTCTACCTCACCATCATCTTACTCATTGTCTCCTTCTCCTGTCGGTTCCTTCTCAACTCCAG GGTGACAGATGCCGTCTTTAACTTCCTCCTGGTGTGGTACTACTGCACCCTCACCATCCGGGAGAGCATCTTGATCAACAATGGATCCAA AATCAAAGGCTGGTGGGTTTTCCATCACTACGTCTCCACTTTCCTCTCAGGTGTCATGCTGACATG GCCGGACGGGCTCATGTACCAGATGTTCAGGAACCAGTTCCTCTCCTTCTCCATGTACCAGA GTTTTGTGCAGTTCCTCCAGTACTACTATCAGAGCGGGTGCTTGTATCGGCTGCGAGCGCTGGGCGAGAGGCACAACATGGATCTGACTGTGG AGGGCTTCCAGTCCTGGATGTGGAGAGGCCTCACGTTCctgcttcccttcctcttctttgGGCAG TTCTGGCAGCTCTACAACGCTGTGACCCTCTTCCGCATGATCCAGCACCCAGAATGCAAGGAGTGGCAG GTCCTCATGTGCGGCCTCCccttcttcatcctcttcctGGGGAACTTCTTCACCACCCTCCGTGTCGTCCACCAGAAGTTTCAGAACAAGAACAAAGACACGAAGCGGAATTGA